The genome window CGTTTACCAATTTAGTGGTGAAAACCTTAGGTTTTCCAGAGCTCATTGGCGACGCGATTGTATTGGTGGCAATGATTCTTAGCTGTTTTGCGGTAGGCTGGTTGGTGACAACCAAAGGCGGCGCCTGGTTTCACCAACGATTTGACGCCCGCTTAGCTCGCTTAGCCCCGGGTTATAAATTGGTCAAAGACATTGTGGGTCAATTTTTCGGTGATGCCTCACAGTCACCCTTTGCAAATGGTGAGGTTGCAGTAGTGCAGCTATTTGGTTGTGATAACCCAACGCGGGTCACGGCGATTGTGACTAGCAAACATGCTGGCGGCGGTTTTACTGTATTTATGCCCACTGGGCCAAATCCAACATCGGGCAATATTTATCATGTGGCCGCAGAACAGGTCACCTTGTGCCCAGAAATCGCTATCGAAGATGCTATGCGTACCATCATTGCCTGTGGTGCCGGCAGCGGTGACTTATTCTCACCCTATGAATTAGGCAAGTCTGAACCCGCCGCGTAAGCTCAACGCAACAGTAAAGCGCAAGACAAATGACAAAGGGCAAAGAGCAAAGAGCAAAGAGCAAAGAGCAAAACTCGACAGTATTATCCCAGGCTTTTAGAGAGAGCGTTTGTTTCGAAAAGGGCGTGCGTATGCAAGCGGAAGGTTGTAAGTGCGGAAACTCGAAGTTTTACGAACAGTAGCTCTAATACATAGTCGCTGGGCGGATGTAGCTAATTAGCTAAGCAATTTAATGATGTAGTTTATGTAGCTAGTCGAATGTTGCTAGTCGAATAAAGCTAATAAGAGGGAAGGCAATCAGTGTGAAGCAATTGCGCTACCTAGGTAGCGCAAGCGTGATAAGTCATAGCAGTAAAGCATTAAGCCTTAAATGACAACAAACTGTGGCTCAATTGACTGCTCATTTGACATCGCCAACCAGCCTTTGACAATGCGAATAATCACCACAATACCCACTGCAGCGTAAAGTAAATAAGCCAGTGAGGGCAGAATCATCGCGATGATATAGCTCGCGATTGCTCCAACCACAGCATAAATAAAGGTGTTCATTTGCCACGACATATGTGATTCGGCAAAGGTGCCTTTGGCTTCATCTTTTTTGAGGATATTCCAAATAAAGCCAACAATAAAAGTAATGCCAACTAAAAATGAAACAGCTTGAAGTATATACACAATTTGAACATTGCGTTTTGCTTGAGCGGCGTCAGACATATCAATATCTCCTTCTGAAAGTCAGTCCATGCAAGATCATTATTAGCTAAAAAACTTTGATCAATCAAGCCTTTAAGTAGCTAATTAGCAGTAAAATCGAGGAAATGTTTGGAAAACTTGCTGATATAGCCAATTTTACAGCAAACGACGCTTATGACGTTTAAACCGCATATGCGGTTGCTCCTGCGCTTCACGCAAACAATTACGTAAGTAGGGCATTGCGGCTAAATAGCGTTGGCGTGCAGAATCCTGGGTGATAAAGTCTTCGAGTTTGCGAAGGTTACAGGGCTGCTCCGGCATCATGTCGGCAATTGCTTTAACCGCGATGTCTAGCTGACAGTGTTCAAGCTGGTAGGCAGCAGCCTGGGTGGGCGTAAGAATGTAAATATCGTCACTCGCCCGGCGCTGATAGCGCGTAGCATCAAAGGGCGACGACGCCAGTACAGAAGGCTTTGGCATCCACAGTGAAATGCCGTGCGGCGCAACTAATTGATTACCACGCACTAGCTGGCAGTCGAGCGTTTTAAGGCTGGCAATCACGTGTTGACGCATAGCTGGTGATAAAATGTCGATATCTGAGCGATCGAAGCGACTATCGTCGAATACCGATAAAATGCGCTGATCAGCATGCCAATAGAGTAATTCATCGGCGTCAACGTGTTCGATCAAAGCATGCTGCCAATCAGCTGCAGAAATGGGCGCCATAGATTGT of Pseudomonadales bacterium contains these proteins:
- a CDS encoding DUF502 domain-containing protein, whose product is MQREKRDSFVKQTLLGGLVIILPVAILAMGVRWLFNFVTNLIQPFTNLVVKTLGFPELIGDAIVLVAMILSCFAVGWLVTTKGGAWFHQRFDARLARLAPGYKLVKDIVGQFFGDASQSPFANGEVAVVQLFGCDNPTRVTAIVTSKHAGGGFTVFMPTGPNPTSGNIYHVAAEQVTLCPEIAIEDAMRTIIACGAGSGDLFSPYELGKSEPAA